The Cydia pomonella isolate Wapato2018A chromosome 17, ilCydPomo1, whole genome shotgun sequence genome includes a window with the following:
- the LOC133527051 gene encoding glutathione S-transferase 1-like isoform X2: MRAILYHSNSSPPSRAVKMVAGILKVQLEERYLNPVARDQDTPELIEKNPMRSIPMLDEGDYWIADSHAIIVYLFEKYAKPEQQHLYPSDIRKRATINQRMYFECGILFPRLRSVMAPTFWGKLTELSKSMKSNIEDAYRTLEAYLSRNLYVADDVLTLADISIVTTVSTMDGIYSVDGKRYPKLKQWLQTMSQKDFCQKYNEPGREELVTVLVTMMDNNKHNQRAKL; the protein is encoded by the exons ATGAGGGCAATCTTATACCATTCGAACAGCAGTCCGCCGTCACGGGCTGTCAAGATGGTCGCCGGCATCCTGAAAGTACAGTTAGAAGAAAGATATCTTAACCCGGTGGCGAGGGACCAGGACACACCAGAGTTAATCGAG AAGAATCCTATGAGATCTATACCTATGCTAGACGAAGGAGACTATTGGATAGCCGACAG TCACGCTATAATTGTGTATCTTTTTGAAAAATACGCAAAACCTGAGCAGCAACATCTGTACCCCTCTGACATTCGAAAACGCGCCACGATCAACCAGCGAATGTATTTCGAATGTGGTATATTGTTTCCCAGGCTTCGATCTGTAATG GCCCCAACATTCTGGGGAAAGCTGACAGAGCTCTCGAAGTCCATGAAGTCCAACATAGAGGACGCGTACCGCACGCTGGAAGCCTATTTGTCTCGCAACCTGTACGTGGCAGACGACGTATTGACATTGGCAGACATAAGCATAGTTACCACGGTGTCGACGATGGACGGCATCTACTCTGTTGATGGCAAAAG GTATCCAAAGTTAAAGCAGTGGTTGCAGACGATGTCGCAGAAGGATTTCTGTCAAAAATACAACGAGCCAGGAAGGGAGGAGCTGGTTACCGTGCTTGTTACTATGATGGACAACAACAAGCACAATCAGCGAGCGAAACTTTAA
- the LOC133527051 gene encoding glutathione S-transferase 1-like isoform X1 encodes MRAILYHSNSSPPSRAVKMVAGILKVQLEERYLNPVARDQDTPELIEKNPMRSIPMLDEGDYWIADSHAIIVYLFEKYAKPEQQHLYPSDIRKRATINQRMYFECGILFPRLRSVMSNFQAPTFWGKLTELSKSMKSNIEDAYRTLEAYLSRNLYVADDVLTLADISIVTTVSTMDGIYSVDGKRYPKLKQWLQTMSQKDFCQKYNEPGREELVTVLVTMMDNNKHNQRAKL; translated from the exons ATGAGGGCAATCTTATACCATTCGAACAGCAGTCCGCCGTCACGGGCTGTCAAGATGGTCGCCGGCATCCTGAAAGTACAGTTAGAAGAAAGATATCTTAACCCGGTGGCGAGGGACCAGGACACACCAGAGTTAATCGAG AAGAATCCTATGAGATCTATACCTATGCTAGACGAAGGAGACTATTGGATAGCCGACAG TCACGCTATAATTGTGTATCTTTTTGAAAAATACGCAAAACCTGAGCAGCAACATCTGTACCCCTCTGACATTCGAAAACGCGCCACGATCAACCAGCGAATGTATTTCGAATGTGGTATATTGTTTCCCAGGCTTCGATCTGTAATG TCTAACTTTCAGGCCCCAACATTCTGGGGAAAGCTGACAGAGCTCTCGAAGTCCATGAAGTCCAACATAGAGGACGCGTACCGCACGCTGGAAGCCTATTTGTCTCGCAACCTGTACGTGGCAGACGACGTATTGACATTGGCAGACATAAGCATAGTTACCACGGTGTCGACGATGGACGGCATCTACTCTGTTGATGGCAAAAG GTATCCAAAGTTAAAGCAGTGGTTGCAGACGATGTCGCAGAAGGATTTCTGTCAAAAATACAACGAGCCAGGAAGGGAGGAGCTGGTTACCGTGCTTGTTACTATGATGGACAACAACAAGCACAATCAGCGAGCGAAACTTTAA
- the LOC133526970 gene encoding ribose-phosphate pyrophosphokinase 2-like — translation MKPDEIQVKEEDSHPRKFINPSPRMPNIKVFTGTSHPELAKKIVGRLGIDLGKATTKTFSNKETSVEIGVSVRGEDVYIVQSGCGDINDNLMELFIMINACKIASASRVTAVIPCFPYSRQDKKEKSRAPIAAKLLANLISVAGADHVITIDLHASQIQGFFNIPVDNLYAEPAITKWIQENIPEWRSSVMVSPDAGGVKRMTAIADRLDIDFAIIHKERQRAVETDESTVLVGDVNNRTAIMVDDLADTCDTIVKGAQKLREAGANKVYAIVTHGVLAGNAIEKINNSSLEAFVITNTIPQDKLMKTCPKLQIIDISMMLAEAIRRTHYAESVSYLFTNAPY, via the coding sequence ATGAAACCAGACGAAATCCAAGTGAAGGAGGAAGATTCGCATCCACGGAAGTTCATCAATCCAAGCCCAAGAATGCCAAACATTAAAGTATTTACCGGGACCTCGCATCCAGAACTAGCAAAAAAAATCGTTGGCAGACTCGGGATCGACCTGGGTAAAGCTACGACGAAAACGTTTAGCAATAAGGAAACCAGCGTTGAGATAGGAGTGTCTGTGAGAGGCGAAGATGTATACATTGTTCAAAGTGGGTGTGGTGACATTAACGATAACCTCATGGAGCTCTTTATCATGAtcaacgcctgcaaaattgcgTCAGCCTCTAGAGTAACTGCAGTTATACCGTGTTTCCCTTATTCAAGGCAAGACAAGAAAGAAAAGAGTCGCGCCCCTATTGCAGCCAAACTTCTTGCTAATTTAATATCTGTAGCGGGAGCTGATCACGTAATCACCATCGACTTGCACGCGTCACAAATCCAGGGATTCTTCAATATACCAGTAGATAATCTATATGCGGAGCCTGCTATTACCAAATGGATTCAGGAGAACATTCCAGAATGGAGGAGCAGCGTGATGGTGTCCCCGGACGCTGGAGGAGTAAAGAGGATGACAGCGATCGCTGACAGACTCGACATCGATTTCGCGATCATCCACAAAGAGCGTCAACGAGCGGTAGAGACAGATGAATCAACCGTACTAGTCGGGGACGTGAACAACAGGACGGCCATCATGGTCGACGACTTGGCAGACACTTGCGACACAATCGTCAAAGGAGCGCAGAAATTGCGTGAAGCTGGTGCCAATAAAGTGTACGCTATTGTGACTCACGGTGTTCTAGCAGGAAATGCCATTGAGAAGATAAACAATTCTAGTTTAGAAGCTTTTGTCATCACCAACACGATTCCTCAAGACAAACTTATGAAGACTTGCCCTAAACTGCAAATTATAGACATTTCAATGATGCTGGCGGAGGCTATTAGGAGAACACATTATGCGGAATCCGTTTCTTATTTATTCACGAACGCGCCCTACTGA